Proteins from one Caldisericia bacterium genomic window:
- a CDS encoding L,D-transpeptidase — MRKYIILTSLIILLLPPIIVDKSLHVIVVNKENKRFVFPVAIGSDSTQTLEGVFLITGKSKDPEWFIDGKIYPPYKEDPENGLGTRWMALSWRGYGIHGTNDPFSPGKSVSQGCVRLQNKDVEKIFDYVNVGDRVKI; from the coding sequence ATGAGAAAATACATTATCCTCACCTCCCTTATTATCCTTCTCCTCCCACCTATAATAGTGGATAAATCGCTCCATGTTATAGTTGTAAACAAAGAGAATAAAAGGTTTGTCTTTCCTGTAGCCATAGGAAGTGATAGCACTCAAACACTGGAAGGTGTTTTTCTTATAACTGGAAAGAGTAAGGACCCAGAGTGGTTTATAGATGGTAAGATTTACCCACCATACAAAGAGGACCCAGAGAATGGGCTTGGAACTCGCTGGATGGCTCTATCCTGGAGAGGGTATGGAATTCATGGAACAAACGATCCATTCTCTCCGGGAAAAAGTGTATCTCAGGGATGTGTAAGACTTCAGAACAAAGATGTGGAGAAGATATTTGATTATGTCAATGTGGGAGATAGAGTTAAAATAT